In Acidobacteriota bacterium, one DNA window encodes the following:
- a CDS encoding phosphopantetheine-binding protein, translating into MNREEIRSKIKEIIATVADLDPGDIADSAHFFDDLSLDSLSLLEIGVDLDYEFRLAAPDLDERIKTVQTMPQAVELVATMLEEKNSRAEVA; encoded by the coding sequence ATGAATCGAGAAGAGATTCGCAGCAAGATCAAGGAGATCATCGCCACGGTCGCGGACCTCGATCCGGGCGACATCGCCGACAGCGCCCACTTCTTCGACGACCTCAGTCTCGACTCCCTCTCCCTCCTCGAGATCGGAGTCGATCTCGACTACGAGTTCCGCCTCGCTGCCCCCGATCTCGACGAACGCATCAAGACCGTCCAGACCATGCCGCAGGCCGTCGAGCTGGTTGCAACAATGTTGGAGGAGAAGAACTCCCGCGCCGAAGTGGCCTGA